A genomic region of Exiguobacterium sp. Helios contains the following coding sequences:
- a CDS encoding YcjF family protein, protein MDDFFGEGLETNEQKRKRKLEEVFDQSFESERRDFNQSLEQEVTVALIGDVNAGKSSTLNAILGREVATVGAKPGETTRIDQIRQHPEDKVVFVDTPGLNDANSLNSDTTWKFYQSADVILYFLNAAGTVLSETETKNFKKIYAHNKNIVIVVTKIDATNDLATILSHIESKLPGPKVVPVSAMDGTNIDRLRREVLDILKKFNKDNLFVREIDPALRGKIANNWIVGAGTAAGAIGAVPFPGADIIPLTSIQIGLMLKLSNLYERNLSKESAKELLVVTIVGNSGKTAFRQLAKMVPGYGAVIGAGVASTATLALGYGTKYAYENKLELTPESLMGFLKKFRKKPDGAK, encoded by the coding sequence ATGGATGATTTTTTTGGAGAAGGTCTTGAGACCAATGAGCAGAAACGAAAACGAAAACTGGAGGAAGTGTTTGACCAATCGTTTGAGTCGGAACGTCGCGACTTTAACCAGTCACTCGAACAGGAAGTGACCGTTGCGCTGATCGGGGACGTCAACGCGGGCAAGTCCTCGACATTGAATGCGATCCTTGGTCGGGAAGTCGCGACCGTCGGAGCAAAGCCGGGGGAGACGACACGCATTGATCAAATTCGGCAACATCCGGAAGACAAGGTCGTCTTCGTCGATACGCCGGGACTGAACGATGCAAACAGCCTGAACTCGGACACGACGTGGAAGTTTTATCAAAGTGCCGATGTTATTCTTTATTTCTTAAACGCCGCCGGGACCGTCTTATCGGAAACGGAGACCAAAAACTTCAAGAAGATTTATGCCCATAATAAAAATATCGTCATCGTCGTCACGAAAATCGATGCGACGAACGACCTCGCGACGATCCTGTCGCATATCGAGTCGAAGTTACCGGGACCAAAAGTCGTTCCGGTCTCAGCGATGGACGGGACGAACATTGACCGTCTGCGTCGTGAGGTGCTCGACATCCTAAAAAAGTTCAACAAGGATAATCTGTTTGTTCGCGAGATCGATCCGGCGTTGCGGGGGAAAATCGCGAACAACTGGATTGTCGGAGCCGGAACGGCCGCCGGGGCAATTGGAGCGGTACCATTTCCGGGAGCTGACATCATTCCGTTGACATCGATTCAAATCGGACTGATGCTGAAACTGTCGAATTTGTACGAACGGAATCTGTCGAAGGAAAGTGCGAAGGAGTTGCTGGTCGTGACGATTGTCGGGAACTCCGGCAAAACAGCGTTCCGCCAACTGGCGAAGATGGTTCCGGGATACGGAGCGGTCATCGGAGCCGGTGTCGCTTCAACGGCAACACTCGCACTCGGATACGGGACGAAATATGCTTATGAGAACAAATTGGAACTGACACCGGAAAGTCTGATGGGCTTTCTTAAGAAATTCCGCAAGAAGCCGGACGGAGCAAAATGA
- a CDS encoding peroxiredoxin-like family protein has product MSTLLEEIKAYQEQFRQKAPQEKQRLMAQATNELAASDGAKGLTVGDEAPRFTLPNASGQSVSLEKLLQDGPVIVTFYRGGWCPYCNLELRAYQRELEKIEAKGATLVAISPETPEHSLSTQEKNDLAFQVLSDVDNVVARQFDLVFDMPDYLIDVYKASGLDVAGHNGNEDWQLPKPATFIIQPSGQITFADVPDDYTKRTDPLSVISLL; this is encoded by the coding sequence ATGTCTACATTGCTTGAAGAAATAAAAGCGTATCAAGAACAGTTTCGACAAAAGGCACCGCAGGAAAAACAACGGTTGATGGCACAAGCGACAAACGAGTTAGCCGCATCAGACGGCGCCAAAGGATTGACCGTCGGAGACGAAGCACCCCGTTTTACGTTACCGAACGCATCTGGTCAATCCGTGTCTCTTGAAAAACTGTTGCAGGACGGTCCCGTCATCGTGACGTTTTATCGCGGCGGCTGGTGCCCGTATTGTAATTTGGAGCTCCGGGCTTACCAACGGGAATTAGAAAAAATTGAGGCAAAAGGAGCGACGCTTGTGGCGATCAGTCCGGAAACACCGGAGCACTCGCTCTCGACGCAGGAAAAAAACGACCTGGCATTTCAGGTGTTGAGTGATGTCGATAACGTCGTCGCCCGTCAGTTCGATTTGGTGTTCGATATGCCCGATTATTTAATTGACGTGTACAAAGCATCCGGACTCGATGTTGCCGGACATAACGGCAATGAAGACTGGCAGTTGCCGAAACCGGCGACGTTCATCATTCAGCCGTCCGGACAGATTACTTTTGCGGACGTCCCGGACGATTATACAAAACGGACGGATCCTTTGTCTGTCATCAGTCTTCTGTAA